One Psychrobacillus glaciei genomic region harbors:
- a CDS encoding PTS sugar transporter subunit IIB produces MKNIMLVCVAGMSTSLLVAKMQKVAKEQNIETDIFAISESEVDKIIQNKHVDVLLLGPQVRYLKGAFEVKYKEKNIPIEVINMTDYGMMNGANVLKQAIDLMR; encoded by the coding sequence ATGAAAAACATTATGTTAGTTTGCGTAGCGGGGATGAGTACCAGCTTGCTAGTTGCAAAAATGCAAAAAGTTGCAAAGGAGCAAAATATAGAAACGGATATCTTTGCTATTTCAGAAAGTGAGGTTGATAAAATAATACAAAACAAACATGTAGATGTATTGCTACTTGGTCCCCAAGTGCGCTATTTAAAGGGTGCATTCGAAGTGAAATATAAAGAAAAGAATATCCCCATCGAGGTCATCAACATGACAGACTATGGAATGATGAACGGCGCTAATGTCTTAAAGCAAGCAATAGACCTAATGAGATAA
- a CDS encoding putative bifunctional diguanylate cyclase/phosphodiesterase: protein MKSKAVDYEARLNSLKLDLTYVIARNELELYYQPKVSAETNRIIGAEALLRWNHPKWGIIGPNEFIPLAEKTGFINEIGKWVKKNACRQNKVWQDAGLLKIPVSINLSASRFLERDLITHVMDTLKETKLDPQYLEIEITETLLLENEEVVFSVLDELRNLGIKIALDDFGTGYSSLASLNRFKGKIDILKIDRSFIQGLSSSLEEDSNFIVKMIIQLSHQLKMNVIAEGVETNEQLAVLQKYNCSMIQGYLFSKPIPADEFVKLLKKDNLEPLEYSI, encoded by the coding sequence ATGAAATCTAAAGCCGTAGACTACGAAGCTAGATTGAATTCACTGAAATTAGACCTTACATATGTAATTGCACGGAACGAATTAGAATTGTATTATCAGCCTAAAGTGTCAGCAGAAACCAATCGAATTATTGGTGCAGAAGCTCTTTTAAGGTGGAATCATCCAAAGTGGGGAATTATTGGTCCCAATGAATTTATTCCTTTAGCAGAAAAAACGGGATTTATAAATGAAATTGGGAAATGGGTCAAAAAGAATGCATGCCGTCAAAATAAAGTTTGGCAAGATGCTGGACTACTGAAAATTCCAGTTTCCATCAATTTATCTGCTTCTCGTTTTTTAGAAAGAGATCTTATTACCCATGTGATGGATACTTTAAAAGAAACGAAACTAGATCCTCAATACTTAGAAATCGAAATAACGGAAACATTACTATTAGAAAATGAAGAAGTAGTTTTCTCCGTCTTAGATGAGCTAAGAAATTTAGGCATTAAAATCGCACTTGACGATTTTGGTACTGGCTATTCTTCTCTCGCATCGCTAAACAGATTTAAAGGAAAAATAGATATACTTAAAATTGATCGTTCCTTCATTCAAGGCTTAAGTAGCTCGCTTGAGGAGGACTCCAACTTTATCGTAAAAATGATTATCCAATTATCTCATCAATTGAAGATGAATGTTATCGCAGAGGGTGTTGAAACAAATGAACAGCTTGCCGTGTTACAGAAGTATAATTGTAGCATGATTCAAGGTTATTTGTTCTCTAAACCTATTCCCGCTGATGAATTTGTTAAACTACTAAAGAAAGATAATTTAGAACCGCTTGAATATAGTATTTAG
- a CDS encoding isoprenyl transferase, giving the protein MLSKLIRKKQPALNSELIKRKELSQLEQLPSHISIIMDGNGRWATKRTLPRIAGHYEGMKTVKKITKFANEIGIKTLSLYAFSTENWRRPKKEVDYLMRLPEELLGKYLPELIEQNVRVTMIGNHELLPEHTKRAITNAIEETLHNDGLILNFAFNYGSRDEIVQSVKQIVNKVQQGSISSDEITEELVSSHLMTNELTEPDLLIRTSGEIRLSNFMLWQLAYTEFWFTDTLWPDFDESCLMDAIESYQKRNRKYGGLKQEEVN; this is encoded by the coding sequence ATGCTAAGCAAGCTTATCCGTAAAAAGCAACCAGCTTTAAATAGTGAGCTTATAAAAAGAAAAGAACTATCCCAATTAGAACAGTTGCCATCTCATATATCTATTATTATGGATGGAAATGGTAGATGGGCTACTAAACGAACTTTACCAAGGATTGCTGGTCATTACGAAGGGATGAAAACGGTCAAGAAAATAACCAAGTTCGCAAATGAGATTGGTATTAAAACCTTATCCCTCTATGCATTCTCTACGGAAAACTGGAGAAGGCCTAAAAAAGAAGTAGATTATCTTATGCGTTTACCAGAAGAGCTCTTGGGTAAGTATTTACCAGAGTTAATAGAGCAAAATGTTCGAGTAACGATGATAGGTAATCACGAACTCCTTCCTGAACATACTAAAAGAGCGATCACGAATGCAATAGAAGAAACCTTACATAACGATGGTCTTATTTTAAATTTTGCATTCAACTATGGCAGTCGAGATGAGATTGTTCAATCCGTTAAACAAATTGTAAACAAAGTACAGCAGGGGTCGATCTCCAGTGATGAAATTACAGAAGAATTAGTTAGTAGTCATTTAATGACTAACGAATTGACCGAGCCAGATTTACTTATTCGTACTAGTGGTGAAATTCGTTTAAGTAACTTTATGCTTTGGCAGCTTGCGTATACCGAATTTTGGTTCACGGATACTCTTTGGCCAGACTTTGATGAATCTTGCTTAATGGATGCTATTGAAAGTTATCAAAAAAGGAACAGAAAATATGGTGGGCTTAAGCAAGAAGAAGTAAACTAG
- a CDS encoding amidohydrolase family protein encodes MYSFINQMRPFHQCEMEVVGGALLKVKVKTEIVVDFVHSHPDAVKIAYRLKKASRIISITDAMRAKGLPYGNYDLGGQTIHVTENGEHLSAGALAGSV; translated from the coding sequence GTGTACTCATTTATAAACCAAATGCGTCCATTTCACCAATGTGAAATGGAAGTCGTTGGGGGAGCTTTACTCAAAGTTAAGGTTAAAACGGAAATTGTTGTCGACTTTGTTCATAGTCATCCAGATGCTGTGAAAATTGCATATCGTTTGAAAAAGGCGTCTCGCATCATTTCAATTACCGATGCTATGCGAGCAAAAGGCCTACCGTACGGAAACTATGATTTAGGTGGGCAGACAATTCATGTGACAGAAAATGGTGAACATCTATCTGCTGGCGCTCTAGCTGGCAGCGTATAA
- a CDS encoding DUF871 domain-containing protein, whose protein sequence is MRRLGISIYPQHSTMEEMKEYIQLAYDNGFDRIFTCLLSIKNDLERKKLQEINQFAQQLGCEITADIAPEVFEALSLTFRDIGYFKEHYCLDALRLDMGFTGQEEAFMSLDASNMKVELNISNGTKYVENILSYQPNRENIIGCHNFYPREYTGLSRPHFLKASKLFKDNQLHTAAMISSQHAKFGPWELTLNGLPTLEEHRHLPIAVQAKDLWHTGLIDDLIIGNMYASEDELKALGSLNRHKLELAVVTSLQMNELEERVMFDEPHFNRGDVSAYVIRSTQSRVKYKKNSFPAHDTNEIVAGDVTIDNDLDIRYKGELQVARKSMPNAGCTNVVGKVISEELFLLDHIKPWESFSFRRMLETKK, encoded by the coding sequence ATGAGAAGACTAGGAATATCCATTTATCCGCAACATAGCACAATGGAAGAAATGAAGGAATACATTCAACTAGCGTATGACAACGGCTTCGATCGTATTTTTACTTGCTTACTGTCCATAAAGAATGACTTGGAAAGAAAGAAACTACAAGAAATCAATCAATTTGCGCAACAGCTTGGCTGTGAAATTACTGCCGACATCGCTCCGGAAGTATTTGAGGCACTAAGCTTAACTTTTCGTGATATCGGTTATTTTAAGGAACATTACTGTCTAGATGCACTTCGCTTAGATATGGGATTCACTGGTCAAGAAGAGGCGTTCATGTCATTGGACGCTTCTAATATGAAAGTAGAATTGAATATTAGTAATGGTACAAAATATGTGGAGAATATTTTATCGTATCAACCGAATAGAGAAAATATTATTGGGTGCCATAATTTTTACCCTAGAGAATATACAGGACTTTCTCGACCGCATTTTTTAAAGGCTTCCAAGCTCTTTAAAGACAATCAACTTCATACAGCAGCCATGATTTCCTCTCAACATGCCAAATTTGGGCCGTGGGAACTTACTCTAAATGGCTTGCCTACATTAGAAGAACATCGTCATCTACCCATAGCTGTTCAAGCAAAAGATTTATGGCATACAGGTTTAATAGACGATTTAATCATTGGTAATATGTATGCCTCCGAGGATGAGTTAAAAGCATTGGGGAGTTTAAATCGACATAAGCTAGAGTTAGCGGTAGTAACTTCTCTGCAAATGAATGAGTTAGAAGAAAGAGTAATGTTTGATGAGCCACATTTTAATCGTGGGGACGTATCAGCATATGTAATTCGAAGTACTCAATCTCGCGTGAAATATAAAAAGAACTCCTTCCCGGCTCATGATACAAATGAAATAGTCGCAGGAGATGTTACGATAGATAACGATTTGGATATACGTTATAAGGGAGAGCTGCAAGTAGCACGGAAGTCTATGCCAAATGCAGGATGCACAAATGTAGTAGGCAAAGTAATTTCGGAGGAGCTTTTTCTACTAGACCATATAAAACCGTGGGAGTCTTTTAGTTTTCGTCGTATGTTAGAAACAAAGAAATAA
- a CDS encoding amidohydrolase family protein, translating to MSSANVAKQLNLSNKGYIAKEYDADLVILDKVLHVQKPLEEAI from the coding sequence ATATCTTCAGCTAACGTTGCTAAACAATTGAACCTTTCTAATAAAGGCTATATTGCAAAAGAGTATGATGCAGATTTAGTTATTCTGGACAAAGTTTTACATGTCCAAAAACCATTAGAAGAGGCAATATAG
- a CDS encoding PTS sugar transporter subunit IIC, translating to MFRFLEEKFVPVAARIGNQRHLVAIRDGFITVMPLTIIGSLAVLINNLPIKFYQKALDSIWEHGTWTQWGGNMWGATFGIISLLLAFSIAYHLAKSYDKDGLSAGVIGLSSYLTFGTFGEGGLSGLTTGTGGIFVAIIIALLSSEVFSRLSGKRKLLIKMPDSVPPAVSKSFAALLPAMITVALFALVRTIISAGFTIPDIIGSFYSTVQEPFMGLTNTWAAALILAFIPAFLWTLGIHGGNIIDPFMQSINLQAIEANVAAISAGDVAPYIINKPFFDAFVNMGGAGTTIALIIAIFIIGRKNKQYRTVGNLSAAPGIFNINEPLLFGLPIVLNPILFIPFILTPMINVSIAYFVTKWGMVPAATIAIPWTTPPIINGFLVTQSWQGAVLSFVLIVISVCIYLPFVAMANRTAKMKEAK from the coding sequence ATGTTCCGTTTTTTAGAGGAGAAGTTTGTTCCGGTAGCTGCACGAATTGGTAATCAACGGCATTTAGTAGCCATTCGAGATGGTTTTATCACCGTAATGCCACTTACTATTATTGGATCACTAGCAGTTCTAATAAACAATCTACCGATCAAATTCTATCAAAAAGCACTAGATTCTATTTGGGAGCATGGAACTTGGACGCAATGGGGAGGGAATATGTGGGGTGCAACATTCGGGATAATTTCCCTTTTGTTAGCTTTCTCCATTGCTTATCATTTAGCGAAAAGCTATGACAAAGATGGTCTGTCAGCAGGGGTTATCGGATTATCGAGCTATCTGACATTTGGTACTTTTGGTGAAGGCGGCTTATCAGGGTTAACAACTGGAACGGGCGGAATATTTGTAGCCATTATTATTGCTTTATTATCTTCCGAAGTGTTCTCTCGTTTGTCCGGTAAAAGGAAACTATTGATTAAGATGCCAGATAGTGTACCACCAGCGGTTTCGAAATCTTTTGCGGCTTTACTACCAGCCATGATTACGGTTGCATTATTTGCGTTAGTTCGTACAATCATTTCTGCAGGTTTCACTATTCCTGATATTATTGGATCATTTTATTCGACCGTTCAAGAGCCATTTATGGGCTTAACAAATACATGGGCTGCAGCACTAATCCTTGCTTTTATTCCAGCATTCTTATGGACACTCGGTATTCATGGTGGTAACATAATCGATCCATTTATGCAGTCGATTAACTTGCAAGCAATTGAAGCCAACGTTGCTGCAATTTCAGCTGGAGATGTAGCACCTTATATTATTAATAAGCCATTCTTTGATGCTTTTGTTAATATGGGTGGAGCTGGTACAACAATTGCATTAATTATCGCTATTTTCATAATCGGCAGAAAGAATAAGCAATATAGGACTGTTGGAAACTTATCCGCAGCTCCAGGGATTTTCAATATTAATGAACCGTTGCTATTCGGGTTACCAATTGTTTTAAATCCGATATTATTTATTCCGTTTATTCTTACACCTATGATTAATGTATCGATTGCCTATTTTGTGACAAAGTGGGGAATGGTTCCAGCAGCAACAATTGCAATCCCTTGGACAACGCCTCCTATTATTAATGGATTCTTAGTCACGCAGTCTTGGCAAGGAGCAGTACTAAGCTTCGTATTAATCGTGATTTCTGTTTGCATCTATTTACCATTTGTCGCTATGGCAAATCGTACAGCAAAAATGAAGGAAGCAAAATAG
- a CDS encoding ATP-binding protein, translating into MKPNKDIFRIIPFLYVIIGPIWIIGTDYLISISNFSDEKAILMDKFKGLLFVILTAVLLFVLIKNLRDTKQIEEEKEKLSLLIDAMPDFVLFKDGEGKLLQINKFGSELFELEGIDYKGKTDKEMAEYTDFYHDALIYCIGTDEEAWKEGKISRCEETIPLRDGSDKFFDAFKVPIFNTDGSRKGLVVIGRDITSLKEAESKLRQSEKMSALGELAAGIVHEIRNPLAIIQGYMQMSQAKKINLDEHMDILMDEINRINRIVNELLMIAKPADIVLTNQNINAIVRDVVQLFSMEATQQSKRLNMIDLEQFDTDCNEYKLKQVFINILKNALEAISTDGEVNITIYEKNENYLAIKFEDNGCGMEEADLHNMGDPFYSLKENGIGLGMTVSYSIIEAHKGSIHITSEVNVGTSVEILLPKSKSIPVEKVC; encoded by the coding sequence ATGAAACCTAATAAGGATATTTTCCGGATAATACCATTTTTATACGTAATTATAGGGCCGATTTGGATTATCGGTACAGATTATTTAATAAGTATTTCTAACTTTTCTGATGAAAAGGCTATTTTAATGGATAAATTTAAAGGTTTGTTATTCGTTATCCTCACCGCGGTACTTTTGTTTGTCTTGATAAAAAATCTAAGGGACACTAAACAAATCGAAGAGGAAAAAGAGAAGCTCTCGTTGTTAATTGATGCAATGCCTGACTTTGTCTTATTTAAAGATGGGGAAGGAAAGTTGCTGCAAATAAATAAGTTTGGTTCAGAGTTATTCGAACTGGAGGGTATTGATTATAAAGGTAAGACAGATAAAGAGATGGCGGAATATACAGACTTCTATCATGATGCTCTAATATACTGTATCGGCACGGATGAAGAAGCGTGGAAGGAAGGAAAGATAAGTCGTTGTGAAGAGACAATCCCTTTGCGAGATGGTTCAGATAAATTTTTCGATGCATTCAAAGTGCCTATTTTTAATACGGACGGTTCGAGAAAAGGATTGGTTGTCATTGGAAGAGATATTACCTCTTTAAAAGAAGCAGAAAGCAAGTTAAGACAATCAGAAAAAATGTCTGCATTAGGGGAATTAGCTGCAGGTATTGTACATGAAATACGAAACCCTCTTGCTATCATTCAAGGTTATATGCAAATGAGTCAAGCAAAAAAAATAAATCTTGACGAACATATGGATATCTTAATGGACGAAATAAATCGAATAAATCGTATTGTGAACGAACTATTAATGATTGCGAAACCAGCTGATATTGTTTTGACTAACCAAAACATAAATGCCATTGTAAGAGATGTCGTACAATTGTTTTCAATGGAAGCAACCCAACAAAGCAAGAGATTAAACATGATTGACCTAGAACAATTTGATACAGATTGCAATGAATATAAACTAAAACAAGTTTTTATAAATATTCTAAAAAATGCACTAGAGGCAATCTCCACAGATGGCGAAGTTAACATCACGATATATGAAAAGAATGAGAATTATTTAGCTATTAAGTTTGAGGATAATGGCTGTGGAATGGAAGAAGCTGATTTACATAACATGGGTGATCCCTTTTACAGCTTAAAAGAAAATGGAATTGGCTTAGGAATGACCGTAAGCTATAGCATCATCGAAGCACACAAAGGATCTATCCATATCACAAGCGAAGTGAATGTAGGGACAAGCGTGGAAATATTGTTACCGAAGTCTAAAAGCATCCCTGTGGAAAAAGTGTGTTAA
- a CDS encoding PTS lactose/cellobiose transporter subunit IIA: MEDLVYMQSIMGLILHSGNAKSDCVEAIQLARKGDIDAAKKKMGIANQSLVEAHHSQTTLLTQEARGEKVEVTMLLMHAQDHLMNAITFRDIANEMIELYERL, from the coding sequence ATGGAAGACTTAGTATATATGCAATCCATAATGGGGTTAATATTGCATAGTGGTAACGCAAAAAGCGACTGTGTGGAGGCAATTCAACTAGCAAGAAAAGGTGATATCGATGCTGCTAAGAAAAAAATGGGAATAGCAAATCAGTCACTGGTAGAAGCACACCACTCTCAAACTACTCTACTGACGCAAGAGGCTAGAGGAGAAAAAGTAGAAGTAACAATGTTGCTAATGCATGCACAGGATCACTTAATGAATGCGATTACTTTTCGTGATATAGCAAATGAAATGATCGAATTATATGAACGATTATAA
- a CDS encoding helix-turn-helix domain-containing protein: MKYLGLEISKLRAELGMSQKELAKNICTQSTISRIEAGEVYPAIDTLLKIALALQVPIEYLIEMLFHKNVLESENLIKDIELHLKEHNYKQVISIINKNKIASDNIWLSFYLEYILHIARYALKILSPEECINSIKNILNSSNQTTIQFRFLHIKINNSIANVYGEIGESHKSLYYYNKILKEHMHKSYSDNKIHETLITVLFNKCKTLYDLNDIEGALETANQGIKKSKETTFIFLAGQFLYYKGQCLEKKTAPFAEIKEVYQQALFIFQFLELPFYIQAIEQNKKQYLV, translated from the coding sequence ATGAAATACTTAGGTCTAGAGATTAGTAAACTTCGAGCAGAATTGGGTATGTCCCAAAAGGAGCTCGCAAAGAATATTTGTACACAGTCGACCATTAGTCGAATTGAAGCTGGAGAGGTGTATCCAGCAATAGATACATTATTAAAGATTGCTTTGGCGCTACAAGTCCCAATTGAGTATTTAATCGAAATGTTATTTCATAAAAATGTTTTAGAAAGTGAAAATTTAATAAAAGATATTGAACTTCACTTAAAAGAGCATAATTATAAACAAGTTATTTCGATTATTAATAAAAATAAAATAGCTTCAGATAATATTTGGTTAAGCTTTTATCTGGAGTACATTTTACATATAGCTCGTTACGCCTTAAAAATTTTATCACCTGAAGAATGCATAAATAGTATAAAAAATATTTTAAACTCTTCAAACCAAACAACCATCCAATTCCGTTTCTTGCATATAAAAATTAACAATTCAATTGCAAATGTATACGGCGAAATTGGTGAAAGTCATAAAAGCCTGTATTACTATAATAAAATCCTAAAAGAGCACATGCATAAAAGCTATAGTGATAATAAAATTCATGAAACTCTCATTACGGTTTTATTTAATAAATGTAAAACATTATATGATCTAAATGACATTGAAGGTGCTTTAGAGACTGCAAATCAAGGGATCAAAAAATCAAAGGAAACAACCTTTATCTTTTTAGCTGGCCAATTCTTATACTATAAGGGCCAATGCTTAGAAAAAAAAACTGCTCCATTCGCAGAAATAAAAGAAGTGTATCAACAAGCTTTGTTTATCTTTCAATTCCTAGAACTTCCTTTTTACATTCAAGCGATCGAGCAAAATAAAAAACAATACTTAGTCTAA
- a CDS encoding phosphocarrier protein HPr, protein MEKNFKITTPEGLHARPSTLLVVAVTPYTSNVQLSYNGKSVNLKSIMGVMSQGIGPGAVITISAEGVDEDEVIRKITEVILSERLGEAC, encoded by the coding sequence ATGGAGAAAAATTTTAAAATCACCACGCCAGAAGGATTACATGCTAGGCCATCTACTTTATTGGTTGTAGCTGTTACACCCTATACATCGAATGTGCAACTTTCGTATAATGGAAAATCCGTAAATTTAAAGTCTATCATGGGGGTAATGTCACAAGGAATTGGTCCAGGAGCAGTTATCACTATCTCAGCAGAAGGTGTGGATGAAGATGAGGTTATCAGAAAGATTACAGAGGTAATTTTATCGGAAAGATTAGGGGAAGCATGTTAA
- a CDS encoding GNAT family N-acetyltransferase, translating into MEDINVYVDFSLDMEEGTSLFNVHAKCIIYPKGSDQAINIGQASIYLFNPVKSSYSEVCDDAVSISLDLYHALTNLESLCDIEYMRGLVATAHFINMKEEWRGKGLRQAFVEKMMQQLAILNVELIMLITNDHMEIDFYNRLGFVNLENKTDITLMYKYVVDKQETLYC; encoded by the coding sequence TTGGAAGATATAAACGTTTATGTTGATTTTAGTTTAGATATGGAAGAGGGGACTTCTTTATTCAATGTACATGCTAAGTGCATCATTTATCCAAAAGGTTCGGATCAAGCAATTAATATAGGACAAGCATCAATCTATTTATTTAATCCAGTTAAGAGTTCATATTCGGAAGTTTGCGATGATGCAGTTTCTATTTCGTTGGATTTATATCATGCGTTGACAAACTTAGAGAGCTTATGTGACATAGAATATATGCGCGGATTAGTAGCGACTGCTCATTTTATCAATATGAAAGAAGAGTGGCGGGGAAAAGGTTTAAGACAAGCGTTTGTAGAAAAGATGATGCAGCAACTGGCAATTTTAAATGTAGAATTGATCATGCTAATAACGAATGACCACATGGAAATAGACTTTTATAATAGACTTGGCTTTGTAAATCTCGAGAACAAGACTGATATCACACTTATGTATAAATATGTTGTGGATAAACAGGAAACTTTGTATTGTTGA